The Rhododendron vialii isolate Sample 1 chromosome 8a, ASM3025357v1 genome has a window encoding:
- the LOC131335082 gene encoding NAP1-related protein 2-like isoform X1 — protein MIADRGKKSKITEEEDSDHIDADLVLSIEKLQEVQDQLDKVNEEASEKVLEVEQKYNGVRRPVYVKRNEVIKSIPDFWLTAFLSHPALCDLLSEEDTKICKYLDSIDVEDFKDVMSGYSITFNFKSNPYFEDTKLTKSFTFSDEGTTKITGTNIKWKEGMNVVANGVDHEKKGNKRPSTDESFFSWFSESQQKDILEGFHDEVAEIIKEDLWPNPLKYFINVSMFPEADEEDSDGDEDEEEEKGDDEQDDEDKDGDEEDNN, from the exons ATGATAGCCGACCGTGGCAAGAAATCCAAGATCACAGAGGAGGAggattctgatcacattgacgCCGACCTCGTTCTCTCCATCGAGAAGCTACAGGAGGTCCAAGATCAACTCGACAAG GTTAATGAAGAAGCCAGTGAGAAAGTTTTGGAAGTTGAGCAGAAGTATAATGGGGTCCGCCGGCCTGTCTATGTTAAACGAAATGAGGTCATCAAATCTATTCCAGACTTTTGGTTGACTGCT TTCCTTAGCCATCCTGCACTTTGTGATCTTTTGAGTGAGGAAGACACTAAG ATTTGCAAGTATCTAGACTCTATTGATGTGGAGGATTTTAAAGACGTGATGTCAGGGTACAGCATCACCTTT AATTTCAAATCTAATCCGTATTTTGAAGATACAAAGCTGACAAAGTCATTTACATTCTCCGATGAAGGAACAACCAAGATAACTGGCACAAACATCAAGTGGAAGGAAGGCATG AATGTCGTTGCTAACGGAGTTGATCATGAGAAGAAAGGCAACAAGAGGCCATCTACTGACGAGAG CTTCTTTAGTTGGTTCAGTGAGTCTCAGCAGAAAGATATTCTAGAGGGGTTTCATGACGAG GTGGCAGAGATAATTAAGGAGGACTTGTGGCCCAATCCTCTCAAATATTTTATCAATGTATCTATGTTTCCA GAAGCTGATGAGGAAGATTCTGATGGAgatgaggatgaggaggag GAAAAAGGCGATGATGAGCAAGATGATGAAGACAAAGATGGTGATGAAGAAGACAACAACTGA
- the LOC131335082 gene encoding NAP1-related protein 2-like isoform X2 gives MIADRGKKSKITEEEDSDHIDADLVLSIEKLQEVQDQLDKVNEEASEKVLEVEQKYNGVRRPVYVKRNEVIKSIPDFWLTAFLSHPALCDLLSEEDTKICKYLDSIDVEDFKDVMSGYSITFNFKSNPYFEDTKLTKSFTFSDEGTTKITGTNIKWKEGMNVVANGVDHEKKGNKRPSTDESFFSWFSESQQKDILEGFHDEVAEIIKEDLWPNPLKYFINEADEEDSDGDEDEEEEKGDDEQDDEDKDGDEEDNN, from the exons ATGATAGCCGACCGTGGCAAGAAATCCAAGATCACAGAGGAGGAggattctgatcacattgacgCCGACCTCGTTCTCTCCATCGAGAAGCTACAGGAGGTCCAAGATCAACTCGACAAG GTTAATGAAGAAGCCAGTGAGAAAGTTTTGGAAGTTGAGCAGAAGTATAATGGGGTCCGCCGGCCTGTCTATGTTAAACGAAATGAGGTCATCAAATCTATTCCAGACTTTTGGTTGACTGCT TTCCTTAGCCATCCTGCACTTTGTGATCTTTTGAGTGAGGAAGACACTAAG ATTTGCAAGTATCTAGACTCTATTGATGTGGAGGATTTTAAAGACGTGATGTCAGGGTACAGCATCACCTTT AATTTCAAATCTAATCCGTATTTTGAAGATACAAAGCTGACAAAGTCATTTACATTCTCCGATGAAGGAACAACCAAGATAACTGGCACAAACATCAAGTGGAAGGAAGGCATG AATGTCGTTGCTAACGGAGTTGATCATGAGAAGAAAGGCAACAAGAGGCCATCTACTGACGAGAG CTTCTTTAGTTGGTTCAGTGAGTCTCAGCAGAAAGATATTCTAGAGGGGTTTCATGACGAG GTGGCAGAGATAATTAAGGAGGACTTGTGGCCCAATCCTCTCAAATATTTTATCAAT GAAGCTGATGAGGAAGATTCTGATGGAgatgaggatgaggaggag GAAAAAGGCGATGATGAGCAAGATGATGAAGACAAAGATGGTGATGAAGAAGACAACAACTGA